From the genome of Chelonoidis abingdonii isolate Lonesome George chromosome 25, CheloAbing_2.0, whole genome shotgun sequence, one region includes:
- the GMEB1 gene encoding glucocorticoid modulatory element-binding protein 1 isoform X1 has translation MANAEVSVPVGDVVVVPSEGNEGENPEDTKTQVILQLQPVQQGLFIDGHFYNRIYEEGSETSAAVVAVETHTIHKLEEGIDPSTIETNEEIEIAYPITCGESKAILLWKKFVCPGINVKCVKFNDQLISPKHFVHLAGKSTLKDWKRAIRLGGIMLRKMMDSGQIDFYQHDKVCTNTCRSTKFDLLISSARAPVPGQQTSVVQTPTSADGSITQIALSEESMEEGIEWNSALTAAVTMATEEGIKKDTEEISEDTLMFWKGIADVGLMEEVVCNIQKEIEEVLKGVQQRLGQSPFQITDAAVLNNVAHTFGLMDTVKKVLDNRKSQTEQGEEQFLYTLADLERQLEEQKKLARDQKIKSQTIQNVVLMPVSAPKPPKRPRLQRPASATVLSPSTPVQQPQFTVISPIAIAPMGQQFSVGNIPVATISQGSSPVTLHTLPSSQLFRYATVVSSSKSSSSDTVTLHPSSSLALLSSAAMQDSGGLANVATVVNPVELVAMESGLTSTIQAVEGTSEDGQTIIEIDPAPDPEAETEESEGKAVILETELRTEEKVMAEVEDHQHQSKNGKSWRNTERPKKRLHLRGVMDKINHFCREEGGVILQTRRGEHLSFLNVHSDTVHILGCAQAWSLLGLFYLRETLWPVTGALILLLEGVDYCFGGNRYLIFIFSQGREFCPTPHYQLC, from the exons ATGGCAAATGCCGAAGTGAGTGTCCCTGTGGGGGATGTGGTGGTTGTACCAAGCGAAGGGAATGAAGGGGAGAACCCGGAAGATACCAAAACCCAAGTGATACTACAGCTACAGCCAGTGCAGCAAGG TTTGTTTATCGATGGACACTTTTACAACAGGATTTACGAAGAGGGCTCTGAGACCAGTGCCGCTGTGGTGGCTGTAGAAACACATACCATACACAAACTAGAAGAAGGGATTG ACCCCAGCACCATTGAAACCAACGAGGAAATTGAGATTGCCTACCCCATCACCTGTGGGGAGAGCAAAGCCATTCTCCTCTGGAAGAAGTTTGTCTGTCCAGGAATTAATGTCAAGTGTGTCAAG tttaatgaCCAGTTGATCAGCCCTAAGCACTTTGTTCATTTGGCTGGCAAGTCTACCCTGAAGGACTGGAAGAGAGCCATTCGCCTTGGAGGAATCATGTTGAG GAAGATGATGGACTCTGGGCAAATCGACTTCTACCAGCACGACAAGGTTTGCACCAACACCTGTCGAAGCACCAAATTTGATCTCCTGATCAGCAGTGCCAGAGCACCGGTGCCAGGGCAACAGACAAGTGTGGTGCAGACGCCCACATCAGCTGATG GGAGCATCACCCAAATCGCATTGTCTGAGGAGAGCATGGAGGAAGGGATTGAATGGAACTCTGCTCTGACAGCTGCTGTCACCATGGCCACTGAGGAGGGCATCAAGAAGGACACAGAGGAGATTTCGG AGGACACGCTGATGTTCTGGAAAGGAATAGCCGACGTGGGGCTGATGGAAGAGGTCGTCTGCAACATCCAGAAAGAGATAGAAGAGGTGCTGAAAGGTGTCCAGCAGAGGCTCGGCCAGTCTCCCTTCCAGATCACAG ATGCTGCAGTCCTGAATAATGTGGCCCACACTTTTGGCTTGATGGACACAGTCAAGAAAGTTTTGGACAACAGGAAAAGCCAAACAGAGCAGGGAGAAGAGCAGTTTCTTTATACTTTAGCAG ACCTGGAACgccagctggaggagcagaagaagctcgCCAGGGATCAGAAGATAAAGTCTCAGACGATCCAGAACGTGGTGCTGATGCCAGTCAGTGCTCCAAAACCCCCTAAGAGACCTCGTCTGCAGCGCCCGGCCTCAGCCACAGTCTTGAGTCCCTCCACCCCCGTCCAGCAGCCTCAGTTCACAGTCATCTCACCCATTGCCATTGCCCCTATGGGACAGCAATTCTCAGTGGGCAACATTCCGGTGGCAACCATCAGCCAGGGATCCAGCCCAGTGACTCTCCACACCTTGCCATCCTCACAGCTCTTCCGATACGCCACCGTGGTGTCTTCCTCCAAGTCCAGTTCATCTGACACTGTAACCCTTCATCCGTCTTCGAGCTTGGCCCTGCTGAGCTCAGCTGCTATGCAGGACAGCGGTGGCCTGGCTAATGTGGCCACAGTGGTGAACCCTGTGGAACTGGTGGCCATGGAGTCTGGCCTGACCTCTACCATCCAAGCTGTTGAGGGCACCTCAGAAGATGGACAGACCATCATAGAGATAGACCCAGCACCAGATCCTGAAGCAGAGACTGAGGAATCGGAGGGCAAAGCTGTGATTCTGGAAACTGAGCTGAGGACAGAGGAGAAGGTGATGGCAGAGGTTGAGGACCATCAGCACCAG tccAAAAACGGAAAAAGCTGGAGAAACACGGAGAGGCCCAAGAAAAGGCTCCATCTCCGTGGAGTGATGGACAAAATCAACCATttctgcagggaggaaggaggagtgaTTCTGCAGACCAGAAGGGGAGAGCACCTCTCTTTCCTGAACGTGCATAGTGATACAGTCCATATTCTCGGTTGTGCCCAGGCCTGGTCATTGCTAGGACTATTTTATTTGAGAGAGACTCTCTGGCCAGTCACTGGAGCATTGATCTTACTGCTGGAAGGGGTTGATTATTGCTTTGGGGGAAACAGGtacctcatttttattttttcccagggAAGAGAATTCTGTCCAACTCCTCATTATCAACTATGCTGA
- the GMEB1 gene encoding glucocorticoid modulatory element-binding protein 1 isoform X2, with protein sequence MANAEVSVPVGDVVVVPSEGNEGENPEDTKTQVILQLQPVQQGIYEEGSETSAAVVAVETHTIHKLEEGIDPSTIETNEEIEIAYPITCGESKAILLWKKFVCPGINVKCVKFNDQLISPKHFVHLAGKSTLKDWKRAIRLGGIMLRKMMDSGQIDFYQHDKVCTNTCRSTKFDLLISSARAPVPGQQTSVVQTPTSADGSITQIALSEESMEEGIEWNSALTAAVTMATEEGIKKDTEEISEDTLMFWKGIADVGLMEEVVCNIQKEIEEVLKGVQQRLGQSPFQITDAAVLNNVAHTFGLMDTVKKVLDNRKSQTEQGEEQFLYTLADLERQLEEQKKLARDQKIKSQTIQNVVLMPVSAPKPPKRPRLQRPASATVLSPSTPVQQPQFTVISPIAIAPMGQQFSVGNIPVATISQGSSPVTLHTLPSSQLFRYATVVSSSKSSSSDTVTLHPSSSLALLSSAAMQDSGGLANVATVVNPVELVAMESGLTSTIQAVEGTSEDGQTIIEIDPAPDPEAETEESEGKAVILETELRTEEKVMAEVEDHQHQSKNGKSWRNTERPKKRLHLRGVMDKINHFCREEGGVILQTRRGEHLSFLNVHSDTVHILGCAQAWSLLGLFYLRETLWPVTGALILLLEGVDYCFGGNRYLIFIFSQGREFCPTPHYQLC encoded by the exons ATGGCAAATGCCGAAGTGAGTGTCCCTGTGGGGGATGTGGTGGTTGTACCAAGCGAAGGGAATGAAGGGGAGAACCCGGAAGATACCAAAACCCAAGTGATACTACAGCTACAGCCAGTGCAGCAAGG GATTTACGAAGAGGGCTCTGAGACCAGTGCCGCTGTGGTGGCTGTAGAAACACATACCATACACAAACTAGAAGAAGGGATTG ACCCCAGCACCATTGAAACCAACGAGGAAATTGAGATTGCCTACCCCATCACCTGTGGGGAGAGCAAAGCCATTCTCCTCTGGAAGAAGTTTGTCTGTCCAGGAATTAATGTCAAGTGTGTCAAG tttaatgaCCAGTTGATCAGCCCTAAGCACTTTGTTCATTTGGCTGGCAAGTCTACCCTGAAGGACTGGAAGAGAGCCATTCGCCTTGGAGGAATCATGTTGAG GAAGATGATGGACTCTGGGCAAATCGACTTCTACCAGCACGACAAGGTTTGCACCAACACCTGTCGAAGCACCAAATTTGATCTCCTGATCAGCAGTGCCAGAGCACCGGTGCCAGGGCAACAGACAAGTGTGGTGCAGACGCCCACATCAGCTGATG GGAGCATCACCCAAATCGCATTGTCTGAGGAGAGCATGGAGGAAGGGATTGAATGGAACTCTGCTCTGACAGCTGCTGTCACCATGGCCACTGAGGAGGGCATCAAGAAGGACACAGAGGAGATTTCGG AGGACACGCTGATGTTCTGGAAAGGAATAGCCGACGTGGGGCTGATGGAAGAGGTCGTCTGCAACATCCAGAAAGAGATAGAAGAGGTGCTGAAAGGTGTCCAGCAGAGGCTCGGCCAGTCTCCCTTCCAGATCACAG ATGCTGCAGTCCTGAATAATGTGGCCCACACTTTTGGCTTGATGGACACAGTCAAGAAAGTTTTGGACAACAGGAAAAGCCAAACAGAGCAGGGAGAAGAGCAGTTTCTTTATACTTTAGCAG ACCTGGAACgccagctggaggagcagaagaagctcgCCAGGGATCAGAAGATAAAGTCTCAGACGATCCAGAACGTGGTGCTGATGCCAGTCAGTGCTCCAAAACCCCCTAAGAGACCTCGTCTGCAGCGCCCGGCCTCAGCCACAGTCTTGAGTCCCTCCACCCCCGTCCAGCAGCCTCAGTTCACAGTCATCTCACCCATTGCCATTGCCCCTATGGGACAGCAATTCTCAGTGGGCAACATTCCGGTGGCAACCATCAGCCAGGGATCCAGCCCAGTGACTCTCCACACCTTGCCATCCTCACAGCTCTTCCGATACGCCACCGTGGTGTCTTCCTCCAAGTCCAGTTCATCTGACACTGTAACCCTTCATCCGTCTTCGAGCTTGGCCCTGCTGAGCTCAGCTGCTATGCAGGACAGCGGTGGCCTGGCTAATGTGGCCACAGTGGTGAACCCTGTGGAACTGGTGGCCATGGAGTCTGGCCTGACCTCTACCATCCAAGCTGTTGAGGGCACCTCAGAAGATGGACAGACCATCATAGAGATAGACCCAGCACCAGATCCTGAAGCAGAGACTGAGGAATCGGAGGGCAAAGCTGTGATTCTGGAAACTGAGCTGAGGACAGAGGAGAAGGTGATGGCAGAGGTTGAGGACCATCAGCACCAG tccAAAAACGGAAAAAGCTGGAGAAACACGGAGAGGCCCAAGAAAAGGCTCCATCTCCGTGGAGTGATGGACAAAATCAACCATttctgcagggaggaaggaggagtgaTTCTGCAGACCAGAAGGGGAGAGCACCTCTCTTTCCTGAACGTGCATAGTGATACAGTCCATATTCTCGGTTGTGCCCAGGCCTGGTCATTGCTAGGACTATTTTATTTGAGAGAGACTCTCTGGCCAGTCACTGGAGCATTGATCTTACTGCTGGAAGGGGTTGATTATTGCTTTGGGGGAAACAGGtacctcatttttattttttcccagggAAGAGAATTCTGTCCAACTCCTCATTATCAACTATGCTGA
- the GMEB1 gene encoding glucocorticoid modulatory element-binding protein 1 isoform X4, protein MANAEVSVPVGDVVVVPSEGNEGENPEDTKTQVILQLQPVQQGIYEEGSETSAAVVAVETHTIHKLEEGIDPSTIETNEEIEIAYPITCGESKAILLWKKFVCPGINVKCVKFNDQLISPKHFVHLAGKSTLKDWKRAIRLGGIMLRKMMDSGQIDFYQHDKVCTNTCRSTKFDLLISSARAPVPGQQTSVVQTPTSADGSITQIALSEESMEEGIEWNSALTAAVTMATEEGIKKDTEEISEDTLMFWKGIADVGLMEEVVCNIQKEIEEVLKGVQQRLGQSPFQITDAAVLNNVAHTFGLMDTVKKVLDNRKSQTEQGEEQFLYTLADLERQLEEQKKLARDQKIKSQTIQNVVLMPVSAPKPPKRPRLQRPASATVLSPSTPVQQPQFTVISPIAIAPMGQQFSVGNIPVATISQGSSPVTLHTLPSSQLFRYATVVSSSKSSSSDTVTLHPSSSLALLSSAAMQDSGGLANVATVVNPVELVAMESGLTSTIQAVEGTSEDGQTIIEIDPAPDPEAETEESEGKAVILETELRTEEKVMAEVEDHQHQVHNVEIVVLED, encoded by the exons ATGGCAAATGCCGAAGTGAGTGTCCCTGTGGGGGATGTGGTGGTTGTACCAAGCGAAGGGAATGAAGGGGAGAACCCGGAAGATACCAAAACCCAAGTGATACTACAGCTACAGCCAGTGCAGCAAGG GATTTACGAAGAGGGCTCTGAGACCAGTGCCGCTGTGGTGGCTGTAGAAACACATACCATACACAAACTAGAAGAAGGGATTG ACCCCAGCACCATTGAAACCAACGAGGAAATTGAGATTGCCTACCCCATCACCTGTGGGGAGAGCAAAGCCATTCTCCTCTGGAAGAAGTTTGTCTGTCCAGGAATTAATGTCAAGTGTGTCAAG tttaatgaCCAGTTGATCAGCCCTAAGCACTTTGTTCATTTGGCTGGCAAGTCTACCCTGAAGGACTGGAAGAGAGCCATTCGCCTTGGAGGAATCATGTTGAG GAAGATGATGGACTCTGGGCAAATCGACTTCTACCAGCACGACAAGGTTTGCACCAACACCTGTCGAAGCACCAAATTTGATCTCCTGATCAGCAGTGCCAGAGCACCGGTGCCAGGGCAACAGACAAGTGTGGTGCAGACGCCCACATCAGCTGATG GGAGCATCACCCAAATCGCATTGTCTGAGGAGAGCATGGAGGAAGGGATTGAATGGAACTCTGCTCTGACAGCTGCTGTCACCATGGCCACTGAGGAGGGCATCAAGAAGGACACAGAGGAGATTTCGG AGGACACGCTGATGTTCTGGAAAGGAATAGCCGACGTGGGGCTGATGGAAGAGGTCGTCTGCAACATCCAGAAAGAGATAGAAGAGGTGCTGAAAGGTGTCCAGCAGAGGCTCGGCCAGTCTCCCTTCCAGATCACAG ATGCTGCAGTCCTGAATAATGTGGCCCACACTTTTGGCTTGATGGACACAGTCAAGAAAGTTTTGGACAACAGGAAAAGCCAAACAGAGCAGGGAGAAGAGCAGTTTCTTTATACTTTAGCAG ACCTGGAACgccagctggaggagcagaagaagctcgCCAGGGATCAGAAGATAAAGTCTCAGACGATCCAGAACGTGGTGCTGATGCCAGTCAGTGCTCCAAAACCCCCTAAGAGACCTCGTCTGCAGCGCCCGGCCTCAGCCACAGTCTTGAGTCCCTCCACCCCCGTCCAGCAGCCTCAGTTCACAGTCATCTCACCCATTGCCATTGCCCCTATGGGACAGCAATTCTCAGTGGGCAACATTCCGGTGGCAACCATCAGCCAGGGATCCAGCCCAGTGACTCTCCACACCTTGCCATCCTCACAGCTCTTCCGATACGCCACCGTGGTGTCTTCCTCCAAGTCCAGTTCATCTGACACTGTAACCCTTCATCCGTCTTCGAGCTTGGCCCTGCTGAGCTCAGCTGCTATGCAGGACAGCGGTGGCCTGGCTAATGTGGCCACAGTGGTGAACCCTGTGGAACTGGTGGCCATGGAGTCTGGCCTGACCTCTACCATCCAAGCTGTTGAGGGCACCTCAGAAGATGGACAGACCATCATAGAGATAGACCCAGCACCAGATCCTGAAGCAGAGACTGAGGAATCGGAGGGCAAAGCTGTGATTCTGGAAACTGAGCTGAGGACAGAGGAGAAGGTGATGGCAGAGGTTGAGGACCATCAGCACCAGGTGCACAATGTAGAGATTGTTGTCTTGGAGGATTAG
- the GMEB1 gene encoding glucocorticoid modulatory element-binding protein 1 isoform X3, which yields MANAEVSVPVGDVVVVPSEGNEGENPEDTKTQVILQLQPVQQGLFIDGHFYNRIYEEGSETSAAVVAVETHTIHKLEEGIDPSTIETNEEIEIAYPITCGESKAILLWKKFVCPGINVKCVKFNDQLISPKHFVHLAGKSTLKDWKRAIRLGGIMLRKMMDSGQIDFYQHDKVCTNTCRSTKFDLLISSARAPVPGQQTSVVQTPTSADGSITQIALSEESMEEGIEWNSALTAAVTMATEEGIKKDTEEISEDTLMFWKGIADVGLMEEVVCNIQKEIEEVLKGVQQRLGQSPFQITDAAVLNNVAHTFGLMDTVKKVLDNRKSQTEQGEEQFLYTLADLERQLEEQKKLARDQKIKSQTIQNVVLMPVSAPKPPKRPRLQRPASATVLSPSTPVQQPQFTVISPIAIAPMGQQFSVGNIPVATISQGSSPVTLHTLPSSQLFRYATVVSSSKSSSSDTVTLHPSSSLALLSSAAMQDSGGLANVATVVNPVELVAMESGLTSTIQAVEGTSEDGQTIIEIDPAPDPEAETEESEGKAVILETELRTEEKVMAEVEDHQHQVHNVEIVVLED from the exons ATGGCAAATGCCGAAGTGAGTGTCCCTGTGGGGGATGTGGTGGTTGTACCAAGCGAAGGGAATGAAGGGGAGAACCCGGAAGATACCAAAACCCAAGTGATACTACAGCTACAGCCAGTGCAGCAAGG TTTGTTTATCGATGGACACTTTTACAACAGGATTTACGAAGAGGGCTCTGAGACCAGTGCCGCTGTGGTGGCTGTAGAAACACATACCATACACAAACTAGAAGAAGGGATTG ACCCCAGCACCATTGAAACCAACGAGGAAATTGAGATTGCCTACCCCATCACCTGTGGGGAGAGCAAAGCCATTCTCCTCTGGAAGAAGTTTGTCTGTCCAGGAATTAATGTCAAGTGTGTCAAG tttaatgaCCAGTTGATCAGCCCTAAGCACTTTGTTCATTTGGCTGGCAAGTCTACCCTGAAGGACTGGAAGAGAGCCATTCGCCTTGGAGGAATCATGTTGAG GAAGATGATGGACTCTGGGCAAATCGACTTCTACCAGCACGACAAGGTTTGCACCAACACCTGTCGAAGCACCAAATTTGATCTCCTGATCAGCAGTGCCAGAGCACCGGTGCCAGGGCAACAGACAAGTGTGGTGCAGACGCCCACATCAGCTGATG GGAGCATCACCCAAATCGCATTGTCTGAGGAGAGCATGGAGGAAGGGATTGAATGGAACTCTGCTCTGACAGCTGCTGTCACCATGGCCACTGAGGAGGGCATCAAGAAGGACACAGAGGAGATTTCGG AGGACACGCTGATGTTCTGGAAAGGAATAGCCGACGTGGGGCTGATGGAAGAGGTCGTCTGCAACATCCAGAAAGAGATAGAAGAGGTGCTGAAAGGTGTCCAGCAGAGGCTCGGCCAGTCTCCCTTCCAGATCACAG ATGCTGCAGTCCTGAATAATGTGGCCCACACTTTTGGCTTGATGGACACAGTCAAGAAAGTTTTGGACAACAGGAAAAGCCAAACAGAGCAGGGAGAAGAGCAGTTTCTTTATACTTTAGCAG ACCTGGAACgccagctggaggagcagaagaagctcgCCAGGGATCAGAAGATAAAGTCTCAGACGATCCAGAACGTGGTGCTGATGCCAGTCAGTGCTCCAAAACCCCCTAAGAGACCTCGTCTGCAGCGCCCGGCCTCAGCCACAGTCTTGAGTCCCTCCACCCCCGTCCAGCAGCCTCAGTTCACAGTCATCTCACCCATTGCCATTGCCCCTATGGGACAGCAATTCTCAGTGGGCAACATTCCGGTGGCAACCATCAGCCAGGGATCCAGCCCAGTGACTCTCCACACCTTGCCATCCTCACAGCTCTTCCGATACGCCACCGTGGTGTCTTCCTCCAAGTCCAGTTCATCTGACACTGTAACCCTTCATCCGTCTTCGAGCTTGGCCCTGCTGAGCTCAGCTGCTATGCAGGACAGCGGTGGCCTGGCTAATGTGGCCACAGTGGTGAACCCTGTGGAACTGGTGGCCATGGAGTCTGGCCTGACCTCTACCATCCAAGCTGTTGAGGGCACCTCAGAAGATGGACAGACCATCATAGAGATAGACCCAGCACCAGATCCTGAAGCAGAGACTGAGGAATCGGAGGGCAAAGCTGTGATTCTGGAAACTGAGCTGAGGACAGAGGAGAAGGTGATGGCAGAGGTTGAGGACCATCAGCACCAGGTGCACAATGTAGAGATTGTTGTCTTGGAGGATTAG